Proteins co-encoded in one Rubrobacter indicoceani genomic window:
- a CDS encoding Crp/Fnr family transcriptional regulator produces MSKDGRCGVEIDEGLKTLSFVDIFEPLTEEELSRIDWERISTDVKAGETFFTPLDQCETLFVLLTGRVRVFRRGVNGREFTLNVFGEGTVFGEMALTAQSLRNTYAQAVTDSKVAAMCRADVERLMLEKPRVALQMVYLLSDRLFAYENRLEDLGVKEVPARLAGMLLLLIETDGVRESDGYRLSGKYTHHQLGTMIGANREAVTRAFKMLRETGAVQIERRSIKARNLDLLRELAS; encoded by the coding sequence GTGAGTAAAGATGGTCGGTGCGGCGTGGAAATAGACGAAGGCCTGAAGACCCTGTCCTTTGTGGACATCTTCGAGCCGCTCACGGAAGAGGAACTCTCGCGCATAGACTGGGAGAGGATCAGCACCGACGTCAAGGCCGGCGAGACGTTTTTTACGCCGCTTGATCAGTGCGAGACGCTGTTCGTGCTTTTGACGGGGCGCGTCAGGGTCTTCCGGCGCGGGGTGAACGGTCGGGAGTTTACGCTCAACGTCTTCGGGGAGGGGACGGTCTTCGGGGAGATGGCCCTGACCGCCCAGAGCCTTCGCAACACCTATGCTCAGGCCGTGACCGACTCAAAGGTGGCGGCGATGTGCCGGGCCGACGTGGAGCGTCTGATGCTCGAAAAACCCCGCGTCGCGCTGCAGATGGTCTACCTGCTCTCCGACCGGCTCTTTGCCTACGAAAACCGGCTGGAAGACCTCGGGGTAAAGGAGGTTCCGGCGAGGCTCGCGGGGATGCTGCTGCTCCTTATAGAGACCGACGGCGTCCGGGAGAGTGATGGATACCGCCTCTCGGGCAAGTATACTCACCACCAGCTGGGGACCATGATCGGAGCAAACCGCGAAGCCGTAACGCGAGCCTTCAAAATGCTCAGAGAGACCGGAGCCGTGCAGATAGAACGAAGAAGCATAAAGGCCCGAAACCTCGACCTTCTTCGGGAGCTTGCCTCGTGA
- a CDS encoding alkaline phosphatase D family protein, with the protein MSELVLGPMLRYVGASEATVWLETSAACEVEVLGCRSRTFCVRDHHYALVHVTGLEAGGVYEYEVRLDGRPVWPEGGSGSAASGFPPPAIRTFRENGALKLTFGSCRISAPHEPPYNLSRKDDERGLGVDALRATALAAARRLRDGEPGELPDVLVLLGDQIYAHKPPFDTMEFIRSRRNPEHEPGEVVRDFEEYARLYRDSWGDEAVRWLFSTVPSAMIFDDHELDDDWNISESWVDESRLKPWWNRQIIGGYASYWLYQHLGNLSPDELARDDLYRKIRTAGESGDAWPVLRDFAYHAHRTPEGVRWSYHRDFGGVRLVMIDSRGSRVLEEPDRSMLDEATWRWLDGKTTGDFDHLLLGTSVPLLLGPGMHHLQSWDEALAKGVFGGALARWAERVRRAQDLDHWPSFRGSFLRLTRLIEAVANGKKARKGRAPATVTVLSGDVHHGYVAGAGFPAPSDGAQSRVYQAVSSPLRNALPEEKSRLQKNAWTKRHRLAGRLAARLSGAGPDPLTWRLLHPELFFCDQIATLDLEGRAARLTFEASALDASDRPTLTRLLTLQLS; encoded by the coding sequence GTGTCTGAGCTTGTTCTCGGGCCGATGCTTCGCTACGTCGGGGCGTCGGAGGCGACGGTCTGGCTTGAGACCTCGGCCGCCTGCGAGGTGGAGGTACTCGGCTGCCGGTCCCGGACTTTCTGCGTTCGGGATCACCACTACGCCCTTGTCCACGTAACGGGGCTCGAAGCCGGGGGCGTCTACGAGTACGAGGTCCGGCTCGACGGGCGGCCTGTCTGGCCGGAGGGAGGCTCAGGTTCCGCGGCCTCCGGGTTTCCGCCCCCGGCGATCCGGACCTTCAGGGAGAACGGCGCGCTGAAGCTGACCTTCGGTTCGTGCCGCATCTCGGCCCCGCACGAGCCGCCGTACAACCTTTCGCGCAAAGACGACGAGCGCGGCCTCGGGGTGGACGCGCTCCGCGCGACCGCGCTCGCCGCCGCAAGGCGGCTCCGGGACGGGGAGCCCGGGGAGCTGCCGGACGTGCTCGTGCTGCTGGGGGATCAGATCTACGCCCACAAGCCCCCCTTCGACACCATGGAGTTTATCCGCTCGCGCCGGAACCCCGAGCACGAACCCGGCGAGGTAGTCCGGGACTTCGAGGAGTACGCCCGCCTCTACCGGGATTCTTGGGGTGACGAAGCCGTGCGCTGGCTTTTCTCGACCGTTCCGTCGGCCATGATCTTCGACGACCACGAGCTCGACGACGACTGGAACATCTCCGAGTCCTGGGTGGACGAATCCCGCCTGAAGCCCTGGTGGAACAGGCAGATCATCGGCGGCTACGCCTCCTACTGGCTTTACCAGCACCTCGGCAACCTCTCCCCCGACGAGCTCGCCCGCGACGACCTCTACCGCAAGATAAGGACCGCCGGGGAGTCGGGCGACGCCTGGCCCGTACTGAGGGACTTCGCCTACCACGCCCACCGCACCCCCGAAGGGGTGAGGTGGAGCTACCACCGGGACTTCGGCGGCGTGCGGCTCGTCATGATCGACTCCCGCGGGAGCCGCGTTCTTGAAGAACCCGACCGCTCGATGCTCGACGAGGCCACGTGGCGCTGGCTTGACGGTAAGACCACCGGGGACTTCGACCACCTCCTGCTCGGAACCTCCGTGCCGCTGCTCCTCGGACCGGGCATGCACCACCTCCAGAGCTGGGACGAAGCCCTCGCAAAAGGCGTCTTCGGAGGGGCGCTCGCCCGGTGGGCCGAGAGGGTGCGCCGGGCTCAGGACCTCGACCACTGGCCGTCGTTCCGGGGGTCGTTCCTTCGGCTCACCCGCCTGATAGAAGCCGTGGCGAACGGTAAGAAGGCCCGTAAGGGCCGAGCCCCCGCAACGGTAACGGTCCTCTCCGGGGACGTTCATCACGGCTACGTCGCCGGGGCCGGGTTCCCGGCGCCCTCCGACGGGGCGCAGAGCCGGGTGTATCAGGCGGTCTCGTCGCCGCTGCGAAACGCCCTGCCGGAAGAGAAGTCCCGGCTGCAGAAAAACGCCTGGACAAAGCGCCACAGGCTGGCCGGTCGCCTGGCGGCGAGGCTCTCGGGCGCCGGACCGGACCCGCTCACCTGGCGGCTCCTCCACCCGGAACTCTTCTTCTGCGACCAGATAGCGACCCTCGACCTCGAAGGCCGCGCCGCGAGGCTGACCTTCGAGGCCTCCGCCCTCGACGCCTCCGACAGACCGACCCTCACCCGCCTGCTCACCCTTCAACTCAGTTAG
- a CDS encoding pyridoxal phosphate-dependent aminotransferase, with protein sequence MKVAGRIGRLGTESAFSVLAKAKALEAAGRDIIHLEIGEPDFETPPHIVEAGCRALRDGHTHYTPAAGVTELREAIAEDVSRSRGIEVNPAQVVVTPGGKPIMFFAMLALVEPGDEVVLPNPAFPIYESMVRFAGGVPVLVPLRQENDFRFDLDEFRAALSERTRLVVLNSPANPTGGVLRREDFAAIAEALREYPAATVLSDEIYSRLLFEGDFASITAEEGFSPSERTIVLDGFSKTYAMTGWRIGYGVMPGGLAVHVDRLQVNSNSCTNAAAQQAAIAAITGPQDAVEAMREEFRVRCGLMADGLNGLPGIECAEPKGAFYAFPRITETGKTADELADRLLQEAGVACLSGTGFGEYGEGHLRFSCANSRENIAEAVQRIGGVLQRL encoded by the coding sequence TTGAAAGTAGCGGGGCGGATCGGGCGTCTTGGGACGGAGAGCGCGTTCAGCGTGCTCGCAAAGGCAAAGGCGCTGGAGGCCGCCGGACGCGACATCATCCACCTCGAGATAGGCGAGCCGGATTTCGAGACGCCGCCTCACATAGTCGAGGCGGGCTGCCGGGCCCTTCGGGACGGACACACCCACTACACCCCCGCGGCCGGGGTGACGGAGCTTCGGGAGGCGATAGCCGAGGACGTGTCGCGGAGCCGGGGCATCGAGGTGAACCCCGCGCAGGTCGTCGTTACGCCGGGCGGGAAGCCGATCATGTTCTTCGCGATGCTCGCGCTCGTTGAGCCGGGCGACGAGGTCGTTTTGCCGAACCCGGCGTTCCCGATCTACGAATCAATGGTCCGCTTCGCGGGCGGCGTCCCGGTCCTCGTGCCCCTGCGCCAGGAGAACGACTTCCGCTTCGACCTCGATGAGTTCCGGGCGGCCCTGTCGGAGAGGACGCGGCTCGTTGTCCTGAACTCCCCGGCGAACCCGACGGGCGGCGTCCTGAGGCGGGAGGACTTCGCCGCCATAGCAGAGGCGCTTCGGGAGTACCCGGCGGCGACCGTTCTCTCGGACGAGATATATTCCCGGCTGCTCTTCGAGGGGGATTTCGCGAGCATCACCGCCGAGGAAGGGTTTTCGCCGTCGGAGCGGACGATCGTCCTCGACGGTTTCTCGAAGACCTACGCGATGACGGGCTGGCGCATCGGCTACGGTGTGATGCCCGGGGGACTCGCCGTCCACGTTGACCGCCTTCAGGTCAACTCCAACTCCTGCACGAACGCCGCCGCCCAGCAGGCCGCCATCGCCGCTATAACGGGGCCGCAGGACGCGGTGGAGGCGATGCGCGAGGAGTTCCGCGTCCGGTGTGGCCTGATGGCCGACGGCCTGAACGGCCTGCCCGGCATAGAGTGCGCGGAGCCGAAGGGCGCGTTCTACGCCTTCCCGCGCATCACGGAGACCGGAAAGACCGCCGACGAGCTCGCCGACCGGCTGCTGCAGGAGGCCGGGGTCGCGTGTCTCTCGGGGACGGGCTTCGGGGAGTACGGCGAGGGGCACCTCAGGTTCTCGTGCGCGAACTCGCGGGAGAACATCGCGGAGGCCGTGCAGAGGATCGGGGGCGTCCTCCAGCGGTTGTGA
- a CDS encoding class I SAM-dependent methyltransferase — protein MTQGNTTGTEAFDRGRSEAFAERMISVLNEGSLALMTSIGHRTGLFDTISGMPPATSEGIAAAANLNERYVREWLGAMVVGRIVEHDPDKDRYSLPPEHAACLTRAAAPENIAAFCQYVPLLGAVEDEIVARFHGGGGVPYSSYPRFHAVMAEDSAQTVGAALHEHILPLVPGLAERLEAGIDVLDVGCGSGRAMNALARSYPNSRFSGYDLSEEAVGRAREQSEKDGLANTRFIVLDAATLDEAEAYSLVTTFDAVHDQARPDIVLAAVNRALKPDGVYLMQDIAAHSHLHGNLDHPLGPFLYTVSTMHCMPVSLYGEGGLGLGTMWGEEKATEMLGEAGFRNVEVHRLEHDPQNSYYIARK, from the coding sequence ATGACGCAGGGAAACACGACCGGGACGGAAGCCTTCGACCGGGGGAGATCGGAAGCCTTCGCGGAGCGCATGATAAGCGTCCTGAACGAAGGCTCCCTTGCCCTGATGACCTCCATCGGTCACCGCACCGGCCTCTTCGACACGATAAGCGGGATGCCGCCCGCCACGAGCGAAGGGATAGCCGCCGCCGCGAACCTGAACGAACGCTACGTCCGGGAGTGGCTCGGCGCGATGGTCGTCGGGCGGATAGTCGAGCACGACCCGGACAAAGACAGATACTCGCTGCCGCCCGAACACGCCGCCTGCCTGACCCGCGCCGCCGCCCCGGAGAACATCGCCGCCTTCTGCCAGTACGTCCCGCTTCTCGGGGCGGTCGAGGACGAGATAGTCGCCCGCTTTCACGGGGGCGGCGGCGTCCCGTACTCAAGCTACCCGCGCTTCCACGCCGTCATGGCCGAGGACAGCGCTCAGACCGTCGGGGCGGCCCTTCACGAGCACATCCTCCCCCTCGTCCCCGGCCTGGCGGAGCGGCTGGAGGCCGGGATAGACGTTCTGGACGTCGGGTGCGGAAGCGGGCGGGCCATGAACGCGCTGGCCCGGTCGTACCCGAACAGCCGTTTCTCCGGCTACGACCTCTCCGAAGAGGCCGTCGGTCGGGCAAGGGAGCAGTCAGAAAAAGACGGCCTCGCGAACACTCGCTTTATCGTCTTGGACGCGGCGACCCTCGACGAGGCGGAGGCCTACAGCCTCGTGACGACTTTCGACGCGGTTCACGATCAGGCCCGCCCCGACATCGTGCTCGCCGCCGTAAACCGCGCCCTGAAACCCGACGGCGTCTACCTGATGCAGGACATCGCCGCGCACAGCCACCTCCACGGAAACCTCGACCATCCCCTCGGACCGTTTCTCTACACCGTCTCGACCATGCACTGCATGCCCGTCTCGCTCTACGGCGAGGGCGGCCTCGGGCTCGGCACGATGTGGGGCGAGGAGAAGGCCACCGAGATGCTCGGCGAGGCCGGGTTCCGGAACGTCGAAGTCCACCGGCTCGAGCACGACCCCCAGAACAGCTACTACATCGCCCGGAAGTAG
- a CDS encoding SRPBCC family protein produces the protein MADKIESTLEINAPVSDVYDYWATLENLPSFMTNVEEVRSTGSNDAGEPMTHWSVKGPFGKSIEFDARTTRNESNEAIAWNSTGGDLETSGQVVFEEVTPNRTRLKVQMKYWDVPAGKLGEAASKITGGPKTILEQDLRNFKDIMEGTATAEEVQQRKSAAPLHTAGVVGFLTSGVGLATVGGGLLLWLLLRGGGGKGGDDVRKITGSKRGIRFTIEL, from the coding sequence ATGGCTGACAAGATAGAGAGCACGCTGGAGATAAACGCCCCGGTCTCGGATGTCTACGATTACTGGGCGACGCTCGAGAACCTGCCTTCTTTCATGACAAACGTAGAAGAGGTACGTTCCACGGGCAGCAACGACGCCGGTGAGCCCATGACCCACTGGTCTGTCAAGGGGCCCTTTGGCAAGAGCATCGAGTTCGACGCCCGAACGACCCGCAACGAGAGCAACGAGGCCATCGCCTGGAACTCCACCGGCGGCGACCTCGAGACCTCCGGTCAGGTTGTCTTTGAAGAAGTCACGCCCAACCGCACTCGCCTGAAAGTGCAGATGAAGTACTGGGACGTACCCGCCGGCAAGCTCGGCGAGGCCGCGTCGAAGATCACGGGCGGCCCGAAGACGATCCTCGAACAGGATCTCCGCAACTTCAAGGACATCATGGAGGGTACGGCGACCGCCGAAGAGGTGCAGCAGCGCAAGTCCGCGGCACCGCTCCACACGGCGGGCGTCGTCGGTTTCCTGACGAGCGGTGTCGGCCTCGCAACGGTCGGCGGCGGTCTTCTTCTCTGGCTGCTCCTTCGCGGAGGCGGCGGCAAAGGCGGCGACGACGTGCGGAAGATCACCGGCTCCAAGCGCGGCATCCGGTTCACGATAGAACTCTAG
- a CDS encoding VOC family protein, protein MINSVANVWVPVEDTDRALDFYTNVLGFKVLKQDGAWAEVDAGGLNLGLNGRESGGAGVSGGPVVTFQPEGGIESAKSELESKGVTFAADISEHEWGNIATFQDSEGNDLQLYEPPA, encoded by the coding sequence ATGATCAACTCCGTAGCCAACGTCTGGGTGCCGGTCGAGGATACAGACCGCGCCCTTGACTTCTACACGAACGTACTCGGTTTCAAGGTGCTGAAGCAGGACGGCGCGTGGGCCGAGGTGGACGCCGGCGGCCTGAACCTCGGGCTCAACGGGCGGGAGTCCGGCGGGGCCGGGGTCTCGGGCGGACCGGTCGTGACCTTCCAGCCCGAGGGCGGCATCGAGTCGGCCAAGAGCGAGCTCGAATCGAAGGGCGTGACCTTCGCCGCCGATATCTCCGAGCACGAGTGGGGCAACATCGCCACCTTCCAAGACTCCGAGGGCAACGACCTGCAGCTTTACGAGCCGCCCGCCTAG
- a CDS encoding aldehyde dehydrogenase → MQIVERPTSQGVREYEMLIGGEWVGSLSGKTLDSTNPFTGKAWATVQEAAAEDVDRAVKAARYAFDEGPWGKMTGTERARLLRKFAELLGENAEELAYVESTDNGKLLREMGAQMKGLPEWYYYFAGAADKVQGATIPSDKPNFFVYTRKEPIGVVGAITPWNSPLLLLSFKLAPALAAGCTFVVKPAEHTSASTLEFAKLFEEAGFPPGVFNVVTGYGGDAGAALTAHPGVDKVAFTGSTETGKLVMKSAADHLAKVTLELGGKSPNIVFDDADLEAASNGVVSGIFAATGQTCIAGSRLLVHRKAHDEVVERLSERAATIKLGDPLQTETEMGPSAFREQMDKVLNYIDIAKGEGAEVVSGGGRPAGDEVKDGFFVEPTIITGVDNEMRVAREEIFGPVLSVIPVESEEEIVRIANDTQYGLAAGVWTKDIQRAHRVAHALRAGTVWVNSYRTLSFNTPFGGYKTSGLGRENGLEAVEEYCETKAVWVELSGNTRDPFTLG, encoded by the coding sequence ATGCAGATAGTCGAGCGTCCGACCTCGCAGGGGGTCCGGGAGTACGAGATGCTGATCGGCGGCGAGTGGGTCGGGTCGCTCTCCGGGAAGACCCTCGATAGCACCAACCCGTTTACCGGAAAGGCCTGGGCGACGGTTCAGGAGGCCGCAGCCGAGGACGTAGACCGCGCCGTGAAGGCCGCCCGGTACGCTTTTGACGAAGGCCCCTGGGGGAAGATGACCGGGACCGAGCGGGCGCGGCTCCTTCGCAAATTCGCCGAACTGCTCGGGGAGAACGCCGAGGAGCTCGCCTACGTCGAGTCAACGGACAACGGCAAGCTTCTGCGCGAGATGGGGGCGCAGATGAAGGGCCTGCCGGAGTGGTACTACTACTTTGCCGGGGCCGCGGACAAGGTGCAGGGGGCGACCATCCCCTCCGACAAGCCGAACTTCTTTGTCTACACGCGCAAGGAGCCGATCGGGGTCGTCGGGGCGATAACGCCCTGGAACTCGCCGCTGCTGCTGCTCTCGTTCAAGCTCGCCCCGGCCCTTGCGGCGGGCTGCACCTTTGTCGTGAAGCCGGCGGAGCACACCTCGGCCTCGACGCTGGAGTTCGCGAAGCTCTTCGAGGAGGCGGGTTTCCCGCCCGGGGTCTTCAACGTCGTGACGGGCTACGGCGGCGACGCCGGGGCGGCGCTCACGGCCCATCCCGGCGTAGACAAGGTCGCGTTCACCGGCTCGACGGAGACGGGGAAGCTCGTGATGAAGAGCGCGGCGGATCACCTCGCGAAAGTAACCCTCGAACTCGGTGGCAAGTCCCCGAACATCGTCTTTGACGACGCCGACCTCGAAGCCGCGTCAAACGGGGTGGTCTCCGGGATCTTTGCGGCGACGGGGCAGACCTGCATCGCCGGCTCAAGGCTGCTCGTGCACAGAAAGGCGCACGACGAGGTGGTGGAGCGGCTCTCCGAGAGGGCGGCAACGATCAAGCTCGGCGACCCGCTGCAGACGGAGACGGAGATGGGGCCGTCGGCGTTCCGAGAGCAGATGGACAAGGTGCTGAACTACATAGACATCGCGAAGGGCGAGGGGGCGGAGGTCGTCTCCGGCGGCGGGCGGCCCGCCGGAGACGAGGTAAAAGACGGGTTCTTTGTCGAGCCGACGATCATCACCGGCGTGGACAACGAGATGCGCGTCGCGCGGGAGGAGATATTCGGCCCCGTGCTCTCCGTGATCCCGGTCGAGAGCGAGGAGGAGATAGTCCGCATCGCCAACGACACACAGTACGGCCTGGCCGCCGGGGTCTGGACAAAGGACATCCAGCGCGCCCACCGCGTCGCACACGCCCTCCGGGCCGGGACGGTCTGGGTGAATTCCTACCGCACCCTCTCGTTCAACACACCGTTCGGGGGCTACAAGACAAGCGGCCTCGGGCGAGAGAACGGCCTCGAAGCCGTCGAGGAATACTGTGAGACGAAGGCCGTCTGGGTCGAGCTCTCGGGGAACACCCGCGATCCGTTCACGCTCGGCTAG
- a CDS encoding zinc-binding dehydrogenase yields MRQKGATDMQGKVAALVGPETVEIKSFEVPEPEPGAVVTKVRRANTCGSEVHIYHHHHPLLRECVLGHEFVGEVAALGEGVTTDYAGQTVSVGDRVIAPYYRTCRKCIACLKGNFNLCQKAYSFWSQRAEDFPHFTGAFATHYYIQPDQYFYKVPDSVPDEVVAGANCGLSQVLYGLHRLGVSAGESVVVQGAGGLGLYACAVAKEMGAKVIVVEGIPERIELAKRFGAEHVVDMGELATSEDRLERVHGLTDGYGADVVMELTGVPAAFVEAIALVRPGGRVGEIGNVSIGAEHEIPLAPGLITRKAVTVQGFVRYQPWYLYRAIRFLERRHAEHPFAELSDREYALEEVGEAIEREEARQVARPAIVPV; encoded by the coding sequence TTGAGGCAGAAGGGGGCGACGGACATGCAGGGGAAGGTCGCAGCGCTGGTCGGGCCGGAGACGGTCGAGATCAAATCATTCGAAGTCCCCGAACCGGAGCCGGGGGCGGTCGTTACAAAGGTCCGGCGGGCGAACACCTGCGGCTCCGAGGTCCACATCTACCATCACCATCACCCGCTGCTCCGGGAGTGCGTCCTCGGCCACGAGTTCGTCGGGGAGGTCGCCGCGCTCGGAGAGGGCGTTACGACGGACTACGCGGGTCAGACGGTATCGGTCGGGGACCGGGTGATCGCGCCCTACTACAGAACGTGCCGCAAGTGCATCGCCTGCCTCAAGGGGAACTTCAACCTGTGCCAGAAGGCGTACTCGTTCTGGTCGCAGCGGGCGGAGGACTTTCCGCACTTCACCGGGGCTTTCGCAACCCACTACTACATCCAGCCCGACCAGTACTTCTACAAGGTTCCGGACTCCGTCCCGGACGAGGTCGTCGCCGGGGCGAACTGCGGGCTGTCGCAGGTTCTCTACGGGCTGCACCGGCTCGGGGTTTCGGCGGGGGAGAGCGTCGTTGTTCAGGGGGCGGGCGGCCTCGGGCTCTACGCGTGCGCCGTCGCGAAAGAGATGGGGGCGAAGGTCATAGTCGTCGAGGGGATACCGGAGCGCATCGAGCTCGCGAAACGGTTCGGGGCGGAGCATGTGGTGGACATGGGGGAGCTTGCGACCTCCGAAGACCGGCTCGAGCGGGTGCATGGGTTGACGGACGGCTACGGGGCCGACGTTGTGATGGAGCTTACGGGCGTTCCGGCGGCGTTTGTCGAGGCGATCGCGCTCGTCAGGCCGGGGGGCAGGGTCGGGGAGATCGGCAACGTCAGCATCGGGGCGGAGCATGAGATCCCGCTCGCGCCGGGCCTTATAACGCGCAAGGCCGTTACGGTTCAGGGCTTTGTGAGGTACCAGCCGTGGTACCTGTACCGGGCCATAAGGTTCCTTGAACGCCGCCACGCCGAACACCCCTTCGCGGAGCTTTCGGACCGGGAGTACGCGCTCGAAGAGGTGGGGGAGGCCATAGAGCGCGAGGAGGCCCGGCAGGTGGCACGTCCGGCGATAGTCCCGGTTTAG
- a CDS encoding manganese catalase family protein: MFLRIDKLQVDLPRPSEADPNSAAVVQELMGGKFGEMSTLMNYTYQSFNFRGKSKIRPYYDLVANIAAEEMGHIELVANTVNLLLDKTVENSDGSGVNPLGMGLGGPYPDHFLNTGLGTMAANAGGAPWSGDYVFSTGNLKLDLLHNFFLESGARMGKIRTYEMTDNETAREMIGYLIVRGGVHQEAYAKALSDLSGVDVTKLLPVPDINSADFPHAKKFMDKGYHRFLYKFSPNDYNQLGEIWNGSQAETGEPREVVNDIPEGGPVPDLTEVPEMFAPNIDPADVEELGKRFLNG, from the coding sequence ATGTTCCTAAGGATAGACAAACTCCAGGTTGATCTGCCCCGCCCGAGCGAGGCCGACCCGAACTCGGCGGCGGTCGTGCAGGAGTTGATGGGCGGAAAGTTCGGCGAGATGTCCACGCTCATGAACTACACCTACCAGTCGTTCAACTTCCGGGGCAAGTCGAAGATCCGCCCGTACTATGACCTTGTGGCGAACATCGCCGCCGAGGAGATGGGCCACATCGAGCTTGTCGCCAACACGGTGAACCTCCTGCTCGACAAGACGGTCGAGAACTCGGACGGCTCCGGCGTGAACCCGCTCGGGATGGGCCTCGGCGGCCCGTACCCGGACCATTTCCTGAACACCGGCCTCGGCACGATGGCCGCAAACGCCGGGGGCGCGCCGTGGAGCGGCGACTACGTTTTCTCCACCGGCAACCTCAAGCTCGACCTGCTCCACAACTTCTTTCTAGAATCGGGCGCGCGGATGGGTAAGATCCGGACCTACGAGATGACCGACAACGAGACGGCCCGCGAGATGATCGGCTACCTCATCGTCCGCGGTGGCGTCCACCAGGAGGCCTACGCCAAGGCCCTCTCCGACCTCTCGGGCGTGGACGTGACCAAGCTCCTCCCGGTGCCGGACATAAACAGCGCTGACTTCCCGCACGCCAAGAAGTTCATGGACAAGGGTTACCACCGCTTCCTCTACAAGTTCAGCCCGAACGACTACAACCAGCTCGGGGAGATCTGGAACGGCAGCCAGGCCGAGACCGGCGAACCCCGCGAGGTCGTCAACGATATCCCCGAGGGCGGCCCGGTCCCGGACCTCACCGAAGTCCCGGAGATGTTCGCCCCGAACATCGACCCGGCGGACGTCGAGGAACTCGGCAAGCGCTTCCTGAACGGCTAG
- a CDS encoding DUF2382 domain-containing protein, giving the protein MASQESRSDGFTAIEDQYSGYTVYDQQYDKIGKVDDLFVDESDTPEYLGVKMGFLGTRSTLIPFEMVRVNDERGVIEVASDKETVKNGPSFDDDREITPDFEREVHAYYGLDYADGERGGYGDYNDRYADGQGDGNVDLQPGERQGSDSSGLATGATAGYVGGSDQDRDQDETGNVGPGMTEGDVEGGTFRGHSEDNEGVRQQGGSDLEDKDELRVQRSEEELRAGTREREAGAMRVRKRVRTDRERIEVPTKREEVSVERVPVNEEASGAEIGDDEVVVPVTEEEVVVDKRAVVKEEIRLKKDVVEDTQTVEEDVRREEVDIEDGTEHGHGLDEKNDNSRGV; this is encoded by the coding sequence ATGGCATCGCAGGAAAGCAGAAGCGACGGTTTCACGGCGATCGAGGACCAGTACAGCGGTTACACGGTCTACGACCAGCAGTACGACAAGATAGGCAAGGTAGACGACCTTTTCGTAGACGAGAGCGACACCCCCGAGTACCTGGGTGTCAAGATGGGCTTTCTAGGGACGCGCTCGACGCTGATCCCGTTTGAGATGGTTCGTGTCAACGACGAGCGCGGCGTTATCGAGGTCGCCTCGGACAAGGAGACCGTCAAGAACGGCCCGAGCTTCGACGACGATCGGGAGATCACCCCGGACTTCGAGCGCGAGGTTCACGCCTATTACGGCCTCGACTACGCGGACGGTGAGCGCGGCGGCTACGGCGACTACAACGACCGCTACGCAGACGGGCAGGGCGACGGCAACGTGGACCTCCAGCCCGGTGAGCGGCAGGGGAGCGACTCGAGTGGCCTCGCCACCGGGGCGACCGCCGGGTACGTAGGCGGAAGCGATCAGGACCGCGACCAGGACGAGACCGGGAACGTCGGGCCGGGGATGACCGAGGGGGACGTCGAAGGCGGCACATTCCGGGGCCACTCCGAGGACAACGAGGGCGTCCGGCAGCAGGGCGGCAGCGACCTCGAAGACAAGGACGAGCTTCGGGTGCAGCGTTCGGAGGAAGAGCTTCGGGCCGGGACCCGCGAGCGCGAGGCCGGGGCGATGCGCGTCAGGAAGCGCGTCAGGACCGACCGGGAGCGCATCGAGGTTCCGACGAAGCGCGAGGAAGTGAGCGTCGAGCGCGTCCCCGTCAACGAGGAAGCTTCGGGGGCCGAAATCGGCGATGACGAGGTCGTCGTCCCGGTTACCGAGGAAGAGGTCGTCGTTGACAAGCGGGCGGTCGTGAAGGAAGAGATCCGCCTGAAGAAAGACGTCGTCGAGGACACCCAGACCGTCGAGGAAGACGTCCGCAGGGAAGAAGTGGACATCGAGGACGGCACCGAGCACGGACACGGCCTCGACGAGAAAAACGACAACAGCCGGGGCGTCTAG